One genomic window of Leptospira paudalimensis includes the following:
- a CDS encoding DUF342 domain-containing protein has product MDVKNAPDFNPERGLKIQISEDRLTATLLVKPVWLLGGSMSNILIYEALDNASIHRDRILMKDVDLAALEIDKILKDPTKVKEDFTFVVGKGIPAKQGESGWIKFYFPRAQRVVLKEDGSADFRNINKYVHVKEGEKLATLFEGVAGEQGTDVLGNPIYPNPIDRPRLTLGKNVLPKTIDDPEKPGRQLKEYFATLSGVVFSTDTSLTVSPELNIESNIGLGTGNINFEGTIRVKGTIEEGAIVNCQGSLYLDGNVESSDVVVGEDLEVKGGVKAKGKGVIRIKGDLRAKFVENANLEIDGDCIIENFILGSRILCLGNIILTGESSSIIGSDLISYQGITVSSLGSSAQMDTVVEVGFHYKNDRLLTEGSSRLSDMEKELEALVPEIQKIKEVVQRSRGKIDDARKEKFKEIFDAYQKKNKTVELLKSKIEELKGARYNQDNVKVVVRNTAHPGAVIKYRRQVEKITKAQSAFVMNFFPNQDKAMLTAFKGK; this is encoded by the coding sequence ATGGACGTAAAAAATGCACCGGACTTCAATCCGGAACGAGGACTCAAGATCCAAATCTCCGAGGATCGTTTGACAGCCACTCTCTTAGTCAAACCAGTTTGGCTGTTAGGTGGCTCTATGAGCAATATACTCATTTATGAAGCACTAGATAACGCGTCCATTCATAGAGACCGCATTTTGATGAAAGATGTGGACCTAGCTGCCCTCGAAATTGATAAAATTTTAAAGGATCCAACCAAGGTAAAAGAGGATTTTACGTTTGTTGTTGGGAAAGGGATTCCCGCCAAACAAGGGGAAAGTGGTTGGATTAAGTTTTATTTTCCAAGAGCCCAACGAGTTGTTTTAAAAGAAGATGGTTCGGCTGATTTTCGTAATATCAATAAATATGTTCACGTAAAAGAAGGGGAAAAACTTGCTACCTTATTTGAAGGGGTGGCGGGAGAACAAGGAACAGACGTCCTTGGAAATCCAATTTACCCGAATCCTATTGACAGACCAAGGCTCACCTTGGGTAAAAATGTTTTGCCTAAAACCATTGATGACCCTGAAAAACCAGGTAGACAACTCAAAGAATACTTTGCCACGTTAAGTGGTGTGGTATTTTCAACAGACACTTCTCTTACCGTATCTCCTGAGTTAAATATTGAAAGTAATATTGGATTAGGAACAGGGAATATCAATTTTGAAGGTACCATCCGTGTCAAAGGAACCATTGAAGAAGGTGCGATTGTCAACTGCCAAGGTTCCCTTTATTTAGATGGAAACGTTGAATCATCTGATGTGGTTGTTGGTGAAGATTTAGAAGTCAAAGGTGGAGTGAAAGCAAAAGGTAAGGGAGTGATCCGCATCAAAGGTGATCTTCGTGCAAAGTTTGTTGAAAATGCTAACCTTGAAATTGATGGCGATTGTATCATCGAAAACTTTATTTTAGGAAGTAGAATCCTTTGTTTGGGGAATATCATCTTAACTGGGGAATCCTCTTCTATCATTGGAAGTGATTTAATTTCCTACCAAGGAATCACCGTTTCCTCACTCGGTTCCTCAGCACAAATGGACACAGTTGTAGAAGTTGGATTCCATTATAAAAATGACCGACTTCTTACAGAAGGGAGTTCTCGCCTTTCCGATATGGAAAAGGAACTGGAAGCACTTGTACCTGAAATCCAAAAGATCAAAGAAGTGGTACAACGTTCTCGTGGAAAAATTGATGATGCCAGAAAAGAAAAGTTCAAAGAAATCTTTGATGCCTATCAGAAAAAAAACAAAACTGTTGAGTTACTCAAATCAAAAATTGAAGAACTAAAAGGTGCTCGTTACAACCAAGACAATGTAAAAGTGGTAGTACGAAACACTGCTCACCCTGGAGCTGTCATCAAATACAGAAGGCAAGTGGAAAAAATCACCAAAGCACAATCAGCTTTTGTAATGAACTTTTTTCCAAACCAAGACAAAGCAATGCTCACAGCCTTTAAAGGCAAATGA
- a CDS encoding chemotaxis protein CheX, with amino-acid sequence MDPLIDEKFILTVSQVLPDHFYKTLLVFAEREAYGPSKNEGLCFENCTLVEFVGDINGKLYLALDGYTKLKLLPKIAKAFQIDPTSRAHSSSIMMEFANQIAGKLITEMRLGRYEIDILPPENLNHKLVPISLKHFRQYILIFNLKDRRGDEYMGRLYLILLLEKFPTPQN; translated from the coding sequence ATGGATCCACTCATTGATGAAAAATTCATTTTAACGGTTTCACAAGTATTACCGGACCACTTTTACAAAACCTTACTCGTGTTTGCTGAAAGAGAAGCATATGGTCCTTCCAAAAATGAAGGACTATGTTTCGAAAATTGTACGTTAGTAGAATTTGTGGGTGATATCAATGGAAAACTCTATTTAGCACTCGATGGTTATACTAAACTCAAACTTTTACCGAAAATAGCCAAAGCCTTTCAAATTGATCCAACTTCTAGAGCCCACTCATCGTCCATCATGATGGAATTTGCCAATCAAATTGCAGGTAAATTGATTACAGAAATGCGTCTTGGTCGTTACGAAATTGATATCTTGCCACCAGAAAATTTAAATCACAAACTAGTTCCGATTTCACTGAAACACTTTCGCCAATACATTCTCATCTTTAACTTAAAAGACCGACGTGGGGATGAATACATGGGAAGATTGTACCTGATTTTATTGTTGGAAAAATTTCCCACTCCCCAAAACTAA
- a CDS encoding class I SAM-dependent DNA methyltransferase yields MKLYSELAEYYFTIEEPGRKFSEEILFLRETFKRHKIYTVLDIGCGTGEHIKELQGMGFKPHGVDGSPRMLEIAKARFPHCSFELGKMENYVAKQPVDGVICLYGTFNYLVNDDLVQNFLRNCYKNLKQAGLLVLEIWNADPIHRIKRKPITTVSNVRQGTTSIRRNRGFRLTRADDIAIVEVNYVYNLNQKDLKDKHTMRVFHFPQVRNFLDENKFDILNVYSNYDGEKYIKTGARMLIVAKKRS; encoded by the coding sequence ATGAAACTCTATTCCGAATTAGCAGAATACTATTTTACCATCGAAGAACCTGGCCGAAAGTTTTCGGAAGAAATCCTTTTCTTAAGAGAAACATTCAAGCGACATAAAATTTATACTGTCCTCGACATTGGGTGTGGGACAGGGGAACACATCAAAGAATTACAAGGGATGGGTTTCAAACCACATGGAGTAGACGGATCACCCCGGATGCTCGAGATTGCAAAAGCAAGATTTCCACATTGTAGTTTTGAACTTGGAAAAATGGAAAACTACGTCGCCAAACAACCTGTTGATGGAGTGATTTGTTTGTATGGAACATTTAATTATTTAGTAAATGATGATTTGGTACAAAATTTCCTACGAAATTGTTATAAAAACTTAAAACAAGCTGGGTTACTTGTTTTGGAAATTTGGAATGCAGATCCCATCCACCGCATCAAACGCAAACCCATCACCACTGTAAGCAATGTAAGACAAGGGACAACATCCATACGAAGGAACCGCGGATTTCGGTTAACAAGGGCAGATGACATTGCCATCGTAGAAGTGAATTATGTTTATAATTTAAACCAAAAGGATTTAAAAGACAAACATACCATGCGAGTGTTTCATTTCCCACAAGTCAGGAATTTCTTAGACGAAAACAAATTTGATATCTTAAACGTGTATAGCAATTACGACGGAGAAAAGTACATCAAAACAGGCGCAAGGATGCTCATCGTCGCCAAAAAGAGGTCTTGA
- the mtnA gene encoding S-methyl-5-thioribose-1-phosphate isomerase, with the protein MPQPEFLPIQWKSTYLSLLDQRALPGKKEFLEIKTVEETILAIREMAVRGAPAIAITGIFGLTLGAKKKSGKVDSQEIDSLIKQVFESRPTAVNLSFALQEAKKRVEAETLWESVQTIWESYALEMMVDDLNANQTLGKNGANLFPKNQEEFHIITHCNTGALATAGHGTALGVIRSLRDLGKKVVVYADETRPFLQGSRLTAFEMMEEGIECYIITDGMSGWLMNHRKIDAVLVGCDRVASNGDTANKIGTYNLAIVAHEHNVPFYVCATKDSFDLNLKTGEEIPIEMRKESEVTQFDFLKSPEGKYLFPEGKTSPVGARALNPSFDITKAKFIKNFITELGCFVPGEIPIRLKKV; encoded by the coding sequence ATGCCCCAACCGGAATTTTTACCCATCCAGTGGAAATCCACTTATCTCTCCCTACTTGACCAAAGGGCCTTGCCAGGCAAAAAAGAATTTTTAGAAATTAAGACTGTTGAAGAAACAATACTTGCAATTCGTGAAATGGCTGTTAGGGGAGCACCTGCAATTGCCATCACTGGTATTTTTGGTCTCACTCTTGGTGCCAAAAAAAAATCAGGGAAAGTCGATTCACAAGAGATTGATTCTCTCATCAAACAAGTGTTTGAGTCGAGACCAACTGCGGTGAATCTAAGTTTTGCATTACAAGAAGCAAAAAAACGAGTGGAAGCAGAAACTCTTTGGGAATCCGTACAAACAATTTGGGAATCGTATGCACTAGAAATGATGGTGGATGATCTCAATGCCAATCAAACCTTGGGAAAAAATGGGGCAAATTTATTTCCCAAAAACCAGGAAGAGTTTCATATCATTACCCATTGTAATACAGGTGCGTTGGCAACAGCAGGTCATGGAACAGCACTTGGGGTAATCCGAAGTCTACGTGACTTGGGAAAAAAGGTTGTTGTATATGCTGATGAAACAAGACCATTTTTACAAGGTTCAAGGCTCACTGCTTTTGAGATGATGGAAGAAGGGATCGAATGTTATATCATCACAGATGGAATGTCTGGATGGCTCATGAACCACAGGAAAATTGATGCAGTCCTTGTTGGTTGTGATCGTGTTGCGTCGAATGGAGATACGGCGAATAAAATTGGTACATACAATTTAGCAATTGTTGCCCACGAACATAACGTACCGTTTTATGTTTGTGCAACAAAGGACAGTTTTGATCTCAATTTAAAAACGGGCGAGGAGATCCCCATTGAAATGCGAAAGGAATCAGAAGTAACTCAGTTTGATTTTTTAAAATCTCCGGAGGGAAAGTATTTATTTCCGGAGGGGAAAACCTCACCCGTTGGTGCAAGAGCTCTCAATCCATCTTTTGACATCACAAAGGCCAAATTTATCAAAAACTTTATTACAGAATTAGGATGTTTTGTACCTGGAGAGATTCCCATTCGTCTAAAGAAAGTATGA
- the msrA gene encoding peptide-methionine (S)-S-oxide reductase MsrA, with amino-acid sequence MTEKAILGGGCFWCTEAVYLRIQGVISVESGYAGGQTPNPSYKEICTGTTGHAEVIQIEFNPEVISYSKILEIFWASHDPTTLNRQGNDVGTQYRSVIFYLNEKQKELAVESKRKHAYMFPDPIVTEISPAPTFYKAEDYHQNYFTLNPQNPYCHYVIFPKLKKLGLKLN; translated from the coding sequence ATGACGGAAAAAGCGATTTTAGGTGGTGGGTGTTTTTGGTGTACGGAAGCAGTGTACTTACGCATCCAGGGTGTAATTTCTGTAGAATCTGGTTATGCAGGTGGTCAAACACCAAACCCAAGTTATAAGGAAATTTGCACAGGAACCACCGGTCATGCCGAAGTGATCCAAATTGAGTTTAACCCAGAAGTGATATCCTATTCCAAAATATTGGAGATTTTTTGGGCCTCACATGACCCAACCACACTCAATCGGCAAGGGAATGACGTAGGAACACAATACAGATCTGTGATTTTCTATTTGAATGAAAAACAAAAAGAACTCGCAGTCGAATCCAAAAGAAAACATGCTTATATGTTCCCTGATCCCATCGTCACTGAAATTTCGCCAGCTCCTACTTTTTACAAAGCAGAAGATTACCACCAAAATTATTTTACATTAAACCCACAAAATCCGTATTGCCATTATGTGATTTTCCCAAAATTGAAAAAATTGGGACTAAAGTTAAATTGA
- a CDS encoding alpha/beta hydrolase family protein, translating into MKPYVLALPLILSYAGLKQKKSLERKEFTLSETGRRSFLFYPKYTDPTSLPGVYIQHGMSAMGIDDQRIIDLAENIASTGHSVILPELPEVKGLKIEETTISNIQNLMLEIYSNKQLFNGNDLGYLSASFSAGMGIIAASRSNTRDKIKSSMLIGGYCNFLEAVPFVFSHYEVDPYAVYVILYNMLHRFERELAEELESVYYEAALDNGLKRTGQNAKSELYLNKSSKLAKEFFDQVHNDRTFRISLAQRVLDTVPEKMPENLSPFYQLEMLSGPVSLLHGKTDPVISAEESEKLALLLKGKGIPYVHRTSTALTHGDSLPLHSQIFGVPALLQTFGSFLHWLDQ; encoded by the coding sequence ATGAAACCCTATGTTTTGGCTCTCCCTCTAATTTTGAGTTATGCCGGACTAAAACAAAAAAAATCTCTCGAACGAAAAGAATTCACTTTATCCGAAACGGGTCGTCGTAGTTTTCTTTTTTATCCGAAGTACACTGATCCAACATCCTTACCTGGTGTCTACATCCAACATGGAATGAGTGCCATGGGTATTGATGACCAAAGGATCATCGACTTAGCAGAAAACATCGCAAGCACTGGGCATAGTGTCATATTACCAGAACTTCCGGAAGTCAAAGGATTAAAAATCGAAGAAACTACCATCTCCAATATTCAAAATTTGATGTTAGAGATTTATTCAAACAAACAATTGTTTAACGGTAATGACTTAGGGTATTTATCTGCTAGTTTTTCTGCGGGAATGGGAATCATTGCTGCTTCCAGATCCAATACTCGTGATAAAATCAAATCGAGTATGCTCATAGGTGGGTATTGTAACTTTTTGGAAGCAGTTCCTTTTGTTTTCTCTCATTACGAAGTAGATCCGTACGCTGTGTATGTTATTTTATATAATATGCTCCACCGTTTCGAACGAGAACTCGCAGAAGAACTTGAGTCCGTGTATTATGAAGCCGCCCTAGACAATGGACTCAAACGAACAGGGCAAAATGCCAAGTCCGAATTGTATTTAAACAAATCTTCGAAACTTGCGAAAGAATTTTTTGACCAAGTCCACAACGATCGAACCTTTCGGATCAGTTTGGCCCAACGGGTTTTGGACACAGTTCCCGAAAAAATGCCAGAAAATCTTTCTCCTTTTTACCAATTGGAAATGTTAAGTGGCCCAGTTTCCCTTCTGCATGGAAAAACAGACCCCGTCATCTCGGCCGAAGAATCGGAAAAACTGGCCCTCCTCCTCAAAGGGAAAGGGATCCCTTATGTCCACAGGACTTCCACTGCCCTTACCCACGGAGACAGTCTCCCTCTCCATTCCCAAATTTTTGGGGTCCCTGCTCTCTTACAAACTTTTGGAAGTTTTCTGCACTGGTTAGACCAATAG